A portion of the Acanthopagrus latus isolate v.2019 chromosome 21, fAcaLat1.1, whole genome shotgun sequence genome contains these proteins:
- the LOC119011227 gene encoding uncharacterized protein LOC119011227, with protein sequence MMHFLAFLVLMLSELSLGFPLPVDTIIVQVQQWGVVGAQRVVDQVLVNGVALTGTSQEVDRIIQTLSADARLSTLSSFNQTSTLTNHTVLRSRECILEGSQLHWTDRVLYDGKVYLSLDHTDTWTAQVPQALALKVLWDQEPQLTGTERIRLQEGCIKLMKELRLSGESSGTPLPKFLIPVLALSAFTGLIVISLLLSKRLGLRHPGGVIGSVIHYPKDMTEMTPDVKDNGYRTL encoded by the exons ATGATGCATTTTCTTGCCTTTCTCGTGCTCATGTTGAGCGAGCTGTCTCTGGGTTTCCCTCTCCCAGTAG ACACCATCATCGTGCAGGTTCAGCAGTGGGGAGTGGTCGGTGCTCAGCGGGTCGTGGACCAGGTCCTAGTCAATGGAGTCGCTCTCACTGGGACAAGCCAGGAAGTTGACAGAATCATCCAAACCTTGTCAGCTGATGCTCGTCTTTCAACTCTTTCAAGTTTCAACCAGACTTCAACGCTGA CAAACCACACTGTCCTCCGGTCTCGTGAGTGCATACTGGAGGGTTCTCAGCTGCACTGGACCGACCGTGTGCTCTATGATGGGAAGGTCTATCTGAGTCTGGACCACACGGACACGTGGACAGCCCAGGTACCGCAAGCACTGGCCCTCAAAGTGTTGTGGGACCAGGAGCCGCAGCTGACAGGGACGGAGAGGATCCGCCTTCAGGAGGGATGCATCAAGCTAATGAAAGAATTGAGGCTTTCTGGAGAGTCGTCAG GAACTCCTTTGCCAAAGTTCCTGATCCCAGTCTTGGCACTCTCGGCGTTTACGGGACTAATCGTAatcagcctcctcctctccaaaAGGCTGG GTCTGAGGCACCCTGGAG GTGTTATTGGCTCAGTCATACATTACCCGAAGGACATGACTGAAATGACTCCAGATGTGAAAGACAATGGTTACCGTACCCTTTAA
- the ppp1r7 gene encoding protein phosphatase 1 regulatory subunit 7, producing MASRSVGELQEMEVDRRGESEESGDDETRRRSINGDVDPNQPPNTSKEESPVDMDTITLDPEEEDVDLVHCRIGKIEGLEVLQKAKTLSLRQNLIKKIENLDSLCSLRELDLYDNQIRKLENLHHLTELEQLDVSFNLLRKVEGLEQLTRVKKLFLLHNKISSIANLEQLTDLEMLELGSNRIRVIENLDTLSSLQSLFLGTNKITTLQNLDGLHNLTVLSIQSNRITKIEGLQSLSNLRELYLSHNGIEVIEGLENNKKLTTLDIAANRVKKIENISHLTDLQEFWMNDNQIENWSDLDELKNAKSLETVYLERNPLQKDPQYRRKIMLALPSVRQIDATFIRF from the exons ATGGCTTCCCGGTCTGTTGGAGAGCTTCAAGAAATGGAAG TGGACCGAAGGGGTGAGTCCGAGGAGTCTGGTGATGATGagaccaggaggaggagtatCAATGGCGACGTTGATCCCAATCAGCCCCCTAACACAA GTAAAGAAGAGTCTCCGGTCGACATGGACACCATAACCTTGGACCCAGAGGAAGAG GATGTTGATCTTGTTCATTGTCGTATTGGAAAGATTGAAGGATTGGAGGTGCTACAGAAGGCGAAA ACACTGTCCTTACGACAGAACCTCATTAAAAAGATCGAAAACCTCGACAGTTTGTGCTCACTGCGTGAACTAGATCTTTATGACAATCAGATCCGCAAACTGGAGAACCTGCACCACCTCACAGAGCTGGA GCAGCTCGACGTCTCATTCAACCTTCTGAGGAAGGTGGAGGGTTTGGAGCAGTTGACTCGGGTGAAGAAACTTTTTCTGCTCCACAACAAAATTAGCAGCATTGCCAACCTGGAACAGTTAACGGACCTGGAGATGCTGGAGCTGGGCTCCAATCGCATCCGG gTCATAGAGAACCTGGATACACTTTCGTCtttgcaaagtttgtttcttGGCACCAATAAAATAACTACACTTCAGAATCTGGATGGTTTACACAACCTGACTGTTTTAAGCATCCAG AGTAACAGGATCACTAAAATTGAAGgtctgcagagcctcagcaaCCTGAGAGAGCTCTATCTGAGCCACAATGGCATCGAGGTCATCGAGGGCTTGGAAAACAAT aaaAAGCTTACAACCCTGGACATTGCAGCCAATCGAGTaaagaaaattgaaaacatCAGCCATCTAACAGACCTGCAGGAATTCTGG ATGAACGATAATCAGATAGAGAACTGGTCAGATCTGGATGAGTTGAAGAACGCCAAGTCTCTGGAAACGGTCTACCTTGAAAGGAACCCTCTACAGAAGGACCCTCAGTACCGGCGAAAGATTATGCTGGCGCTGCCCAGCGTACGCCAGATCGACGCTACGTTCATCCGCTTCTAA